One genomic window of Trichlorobacter lovleyi includes the following:
- a CDS encoding type II toxin-antitoxin system VapC family toxin — protein sequence MSGSYLLDTNIVIGLFASDSTIIAQLSASPRIFIPSIVLGELYFGAAKSTHSKANGARIDSFALKSAVLACDAETARYYGRIKEHLRAKGTPIPENDIWIAALAKQHQLILVTRDQHFHQIKEIKTEQW from the coding sequence ATGAGTGGTAGCTATCTCCTTGACACCAACATCGTCATTGGACTCTTTGCAAGCGACTCAACCATTATTGCCCAACTCTCTGCCTCCCCCCGGATCTTCATCCCGTCCATTGTGCTTGGTGAGCTTTACTTTGGTGCGGCCAAATCTACACACAGCAAAGCAAATGGAGCACGGATAGACTCCTTTGCCCTGAAAAGTGCGGTTCTCGCCTGCGATGCAGAGACAGCCCGCTATTACGGTCGAATCAAGGAGCACCTGAGAGCCAAAGGCACTCCTATCCCTGAAAACGATATCTGGATAGCAGCCCTTGCCAAACAGCATCAACTCATTCTGGTTACCCGTGATCAGCATTTTCATCAGATCAAGGAAATCAAAACCGAGCAATGGTGA